The Bosea beijingensis genome contains the following window.
CCGTAGAGCAGGTTCGTCGCGGGCGTGTAGGGGAAGAAGCCGTTGGCGTTGATCTTCACCATTTCCTGCCAGTCCCAATAGGAGCGCGGCAGTGTGTTGGTCTTTGATGCCGCGAGCGCCTTCTCCGAGATCGCGTTGAAGCCGAGGCCGGGCGGCAGCATCAGCCCCTTCTGCGAGCCGGAGACGGTGACGTCGACCTGCCATTCGTCGTGGCGATAGTCGACCGAGGCGAGCGAGGAGATGGTGTCGACCATGAACAGGGCCGGGTGACCGGCGGCGTCGATCGCCTTGCGGATCTCTGCGATGCGGCTGGTCGCGCCGGTCGAGGTCTCGTTATGGACGACCATGACGGCCTTGATCCGGCGGGCCTTGTCCTCGGCGAGCCTCGCCTCTATCGCGGCGGGGTCGGCGCCATGGCGCCAGTCGCCGGGGATGAACTCGACCTCGATGCCGAAGCGCGTGGCGATCTGCTTCCAGAGCGTGGCGAAATGGCCGGTCTCGGCCATCAGGACAGTGTCTCCGGGGGAGAGCGTGTTGACGATCGCAGCCTCCCAGGCGCCCGTGCCGGAAGAGGGATAGATCACGACCGGCTGCTTCGTCTGGAAGACCGCCTTGCTGCCTTCCAGAACGTGCCTGCCGAGCGCGGCGAATTCGGCGCTGCGGTGGTCGATGATCGGCATCGCGATCGCACGCAGGATGCGGTCCGGGATCGGGCTCGGGCCGGGAATGTGCAGAAAGTGACGACCCTGCATGGTGTTGTTACCCTCGTTCGGCATTCGGCCTGCGGCAAGCGACGCGCTGTTGCTGGCTTCATCTTGCCTTCGCTTTTTTGAAGATCAAACCCCGCAAGCCTCCCCGGTCGTGCCGGGGTGCCATGCGTGAACGGTCACGTGGGGCCCCTTGTCGAGCCGGCCTTCATCCTGCTCTTCTGGGAGCGGTGGACGCCCTGATCGCGGGCGTCATCCAAAATGGCAGAGGCTGCGGA
Protein-coding sequences here:
- a CDS encoding pyridoxal-phosphate-dependent aminotransferase family protein, whose product is MPNEGNNTMQGRHFLHIPGPSPIPDRILRAIAMPIIDHRSAEFAALGRHVLEGSKAVFQTKQPVVIYPSSGTGAWEAAIVNTLSPGDTVLMAETGHFATLWKQIATRFGIEVEFIPGDWRHGADPAAIEARLAEDKARRIKAVMVVHNETSTGATSRIAEIRKAIDAAGHPALFMVDTISSLASVDYRHDEWQVDVTVSGSQKGLMLPPGLGFNAISEKALAASKTNTLPRSYWDWQEMVKINANGFFPYTPATNLLYGLKEALAMLQEEGLANVFSRHQRLAAACRAAVKAWGLEVLCQNPAEHSPVLTAVLMPPSHDADRFRKVALENYNISLGSGLGKVAGKVFRIGHLGECNELSLLGALSGVELGLSAAGVPHRSGGVAAAMASFEGKDQANAA